From Sceloporus undulatus isolate JIND9_A2432 ecotype Alabama chromosome 6, SceUnd_v1.1, whole genome shotgun sequence, one genomic window encodes:
- the LOC121933733 gene encoding olfactory receptor 14C36-like, whose protein sequence is MIGFHEPTGSLYAEEQSPINKSSLSEFLLLQFSDVRELQILHFIVFLIFYLTAVTGNLLIVSTIVSDYHLHTPMYFFLMNLAIQDVGQISVILPVSMVNSLRNDSHISYSGCVAQVLFNVFFLASNCSLLTVMACDRYVAICKPLQYETLVNKYACFQMVTAVWIISLFYGVLHTIGTFVSPFCSNSVNQFFCEIPHLLKLACSNLYLIEIAILLLSAVVAMSCFVFIVVSYMYILTTVMRFPAGQGRKRAFSTCLPHLSVLSVFVFTSYPSYFKSASDSPSSLDLSLTMIYTMVPPLMNPLIYSLRNRELKSALKNLLGLKFFLVNRKILP, encoded by the exons ATGATTGGTTTTCATGAGCCTACTG GGAGTCTGTATGCTGAAGAGCAAAGTCCCATTAATAAATCCTCTCTTTCAGAGTTTCTTCTTCTGCAATTCTCAGATGTTCGGGAGCTGCAAATTCTACACTTCATTGTATTCCTCATCTTTTACCTGACAGCAGTAACAGGGAATCTTCTCATTGTCTCTACAATAGTCTCTGACTACCATTTGCATACCCCTATGTACTTCTTTCTGATGAACTTGGCCATACAGGATGTGGGGCAAATTTCAGTAATTTTACCTGTCTCCATGGTCAATTCTCTTAGAAATGACAGTCATATTTCTTATTCTGGATGTGTTGCTCAAGTCCTGTTCAATGTATTCTTTTTAGCATCTAATTGCTCTCTTCTGACAGTCATGGCATGTGATCGATATGTTGCCATTTGCAAACCATTACAGTATGAAACTCTGGTGAACAAGTATGCCTGCTTTCAAATGGTTACTGCTGTATGGATCATTAGCTTGTTCTATGGAGTCTTACACACTATAGGCACTTTTGTATCCCCCTTTTGTTCCAACAGTGTGAACCAATTTTTCTGTGAAATCCCACACTTACTTAAGCTAGCCTGCTCTAACTTGTATTTGATTGAAATTGCTATTCTTTTGTTGAGTGCAGTTGTTGCAATGAGCtgctttgttttcattgttgtgaGTTATATGTACATCTTAACTACAGTGATGAGATTTCCTGCtgggcagggaaggaagagagCTTTCTCAACTTGCCTGCCACACCTCAGTGTATTGTCTGTATTTGTATTTACTTCATATCCATCTTACTTTAAATCTGCCTCAGATTCCCCATCATCTCTTGATTTATCACTGACCATGATATATACGATGGTGCCACCCTTGATGAATCCACTCATCTACAGCTTAAGAAACAGGGAGCTAAAAAGTGCTCTGAAAAACCTGCTGGGTTTGAAGTTCTTTCTTGTGAATAGAAAGATTCTGCCTTAA
- the LOC121933734 gene encoding olfactory receptor 14A16-like, whose product MSNKSKIAEFLLQGITNNTQGFQILHFVLFLAIYLAGLGGNIFIIITIALNHRLHTPMYFFLMNLSIVDLGSISVTLPKAMSNSIMNSQSISYGECAAQMFFFLFFMTSDFSLLTVMAYDRYKAICDPLHYESLMDKIACLRMACGVWISGFLNAAFHTAGTFSLNFCSNIIHHLFCEIPQLLELSCSDGYGGETVFIAMSAGLVLGCFVFIITSYVHIFAAVLRVPSVQGRHKAFSTCIPHLIVVSMFVCSGIITYLRSIARSASDLDLVSALLYSVLSPVTNPVIYTMRNKDIKTAFQMLLNGKI is encoded by the coding sequence AtgtcaaataaaagcaaaattgcTGAGTTTCTCCTTCAGGGAATAACTAACAACACCCAGGGATTCCAGATTTTgcactttgtattgtttttagccATTTATTTGGCAGGACTTGGTGGGAATATCTTCATCATCATAACTATAGCTCTCAATCACCGCCTCCACACTCCCATGTATTTTTTCCTGATGAATTTATCCATTGTTGATCTTGGCTCCATCTCAGTCACTCTCcctaaagcaatgtcaaattccATCATGAACAGTCAGTCCATTTCCTATGGGGAGTGTGCAgctcaaatgtttttcttccttttcttcatgaCTTCAGACTTTTCTCTTCTTACTGTCATGGCATATGATCGCTATAAAGCTATATGTGACCCTCTGCATTATGAGTCCCTAATGGATAAGATAGCCTGTCTCAGAATGGCTTGTGGTGTCTGGATCAGTGGTTTTCTCAATGCAGCATTTCACACCGCAGGCACATTTTCTTTGAATTTCTGCTCAAATATCATCCACCACTTGTTTTGTGAAATCCCTCAGCTCCTTGAATTGTCCTGCTCTGATGGGTATGGAGGTGAAACTGTGTTCATTGCTATGTCTGCAGGTTTGGTCCTTGGATGCTTTGTTTTTATCATTACttcatatgtgcatatttttGCTGCAGTGCTAAGGGTTCCTTCTGTTCAAGGAAGACATAAGGCCTTCTCCACTTGCATACCACATCTCATTGTAGTCTCCATGTTTGTCTGTTCTGGCATTATCACCTATCTCAGGTCAATTGCCAGATCAGCCTCTGATTTGGACCTCGTTTCAGCTCTGCTTTATTCTGTGTTGTCACCGGTAACAAATCCTGTCATCTACACCATGAGAAACAAAGACATAAAAACTGCTTTTCAGATGTTATTAAATGGGAAAATTTAA